The Natator depressus isolate rNatDep1 chromosome 8, rNatDep2.hap1, whole genome shotgun sequence genome window below encodes:
- the G3BP1 gene encoding ras GTPase-activating protein-binding protein 1 isoform X2: protein MVMEKPSPLLVGREFVRQYYTLLNQAPDYLHRFYGKNSSYVHGGLDSNGKPADAVYGQSDIHKKVLSLNFKDCHTKIRHVDAHATLNDGVVVQVMGELSNNMQPVRRFMQTFVLAPEGSVANKFYVHNDIFRYQDEVFGDSDTEPPEESEEEVEEPEERQQTPETVEDPGAYYEQSVSNDLEEQLEEPVVEPEPEPEPEPEPEPEPEVQEEKSEPVLEETVPEETVEKSPSPVPADPAPVVQEDSRTFSWASVTSKNLPPSGAVPVLGIPPHVVKVPASQPRPESKPESQTPPQRPQRDQRVREQRTSIPPQRGPRPIREGEQGDMETRRIVRYPDSHQLFVGNLPHDVDKTELKDFFQKLGSSLADYGNVVELRINSGGKLPNFGFVVFDDPEPVQKILSNRPIMFRGEVRLNVEEKKTRAAREGDRRDNRPRGPGGTRGGLGGGIRGPPRGGMSQKPGFGAGRGVGQRQ, encoded by the exons ATGGTGATGGAGAAGCCAAGTCCCCTGCTGGTCGGGCGGGAATTTGTAAGGCAGTATTATACTCTGCTGAATCAAGCACCAGACTACCTGCACAG GTTTTATGGAAAGAATTCTTCCTATGTCCATGGTGGCTTGGATTCCAATGGAAAACCAGCTGATGCCGTCTATGGGCAATCT GACATCCACAAGAAGGTGCTGTCACTGAACTTTAAGGACTGCCACACAAAGATCCGTCATGTGGATGCCCATGCTACTCTTAATGATGGTGTTGTAGTCCAGGTGATGGGAGAACTCTCCAATAACATGCAGCCAGTGCGCAGGTTCATGCAGACGTTTGTACTTGCACCTGAG GGTTCTGTTGCAAATAAGTTTTATGTCCATAACGACATCTTCCGCTACCAAGATGAGGTTTTTGGTGATTCGGACACTGAGCCTCCAGAGG AAtctgaggaggaggtggaggaaccTGAGGAAAGACAGCAGACCCCTGAGACGGTTGAGGATCCTGGTGCTTACTACGAGCAGTCTGTCAG CAATGACTTGGAGGAACAGCTGGAGGAGCCAGTAGTGGAACCAGAACCTGAGCCTGAACCAGAGCCTGAACCGGAGCCAGAACCAGAAGTGCAGGAAGAAAAATCTGAGCCGGTATTGGAGGAAACTGTTCCTGAGGAGACAGTGGAAAAGAGTCCTTCTCCAGTCCCTGCAGACCCTGCTCCTGTGGTGCAAGAGGATTCCAGG ACATTTTCGTGGGCGTCTGTAACCAGCAAGAACCTCCCACCCAGTGGAGCTGTTCCAGTATTGGGAATACCACCTCATGTTGTGAAAGTACCAGCCTCGCAA CCCCGTCCTGAATCCAAGCCTGAATCCCAGACTCCACCACAGAGGCCTCAGAGGGATCAGAGGGTGAGGGAGCAGCGAACAAGCATCCCACCACAAAGAGGGCCTAGACCAA ttcgTGAAGGTGAGCAGGGTGACATGGAAACTAGACGGATTGTTAGGTACCCAGACAGTCACCAGCTATTTGTTGGAAACCTTCCTCATGATGTGGATAAAACTGAACTGAAGGACTTCTTCCAAA AACTTGGCTCCTCTCTTGCAGATTATGGGAACGTTGTGGAACTCCGCATCAACAGTGGTGGGAAGCTCCCTAACTTTGGGTTTGTGGTATTTGATGATCCTGAACCAGTTCAGAAGATCCTTAGCAATAGG CCCATCATGTTCAGGGGGGAGGTGCGTTTGAACGTGGAGGAGAAGAAAACACGAGCTGCCAGGGAGGGTGACCGCAGAGACAACAGACCACGTGGACCTGGAGGCActcggggagggctggggggtgggattCGAGGGCCTCCACGTGGAGGCATGTCTCAGAAACCAGGATTTGGAGCTGGAAGGGGCGTCGGGCAACGTCAGTGA
- the G3BP1 gene encoding ras GTPase-activating protein-binding protein 1 isoform X3 has translation MVMEKPSPLLVGREFVRQYYTLLNQAPDYLHRFYGKNSSYVHGGLDSNGKPADAVYGQSDIHKKVLSLNFKDCHTKIRHVDAHATLNDGVVVQVMGELSNNMQPVRRFMQTFVLAPEGSVANKFYVHNDIFRYQDEVFGDSDTEPPEESEEEVEEPEERQQTPETVEDPGAYYEQSVSNDLEEQLEEPVVEPEPEPEPEPEPEPEPEVQEEKSEPVLEETVPEETVEKSPSPVPADPAPVVQEDSRTFSWASVTSKNLPPSGAVPVLGIPPHVVKVPASQPRPESKPESQTPPQRPQRDQRVREQRTSIPPQRGPRPIREGEQGDMETRRIVRYPDSHQLFVGNLPHDVDKTELKDFFQNYGNVVELRINSGGKLPNFGFVVFDDPEPVQKILSNRPIMFRGEVRLNVEEKKTRAAREGDRRDNRPRGPGGTRGGLGGGIRGPPRGGMSQKPGFGAGRGVGQRQ, from the exons ATGGTGATGGAGAAGCCAAGTCCCCTGCTGGTCGGGCGGGAATTTGTAAGGCAGTATTATACTCTGCTGAATCAAGCACCAGACTACCTGCACAG GTTTTATGGAAAGAATTCTTCCTATGTCCATGGTGGCTTGGATTCCAATGGAAAACCAGCTGATGCCGTCTATGGGCAATCT GACATCCACAAGAAGGTGCTGTCACTGAACTTTAAGGACTGCCACACAAAGATCCGTCATGTGGATGCCCATGCTACTCTTAATGATGGTGTTGTAGTCCAGGTGATGGGAGAACTCTCCAATAACATGCAGCCAGTGCGCAGGTTCATGCAGACGTTTGTACTTGCACCTGAG GGTTCTGTTGCAAATAAGTTTTATGTCCATAACGACATCTTCCGCTACCAAGATGAGGTTTTTGGTGATTCGGACACTGAGCCTCCAGAGG AAtctgaggaggaggtggaggaaccTGAGGAAAGACAGCAGACCCCTGAGACGGTTGAGGATCCTGGTGCTTACTACGAGCAGTCTGTCAG CAATGACTTGGAGGAACAGCTGGAGGAGCCAGTAGTGGAACCAGAACCTGAGCCTGAACCAGAGCCTGAACCGGAGCCAGAACCAGAAGTGCAGGAAGAAAAATCTGAGCCGGTATTGGAGGAAACTGTTCCTGAGGAGACAGTGGAAAAGAGTCCTTCTCCAGTCCCTGCAGACCCTGCTCCTGTGGTGCAAGAGGATTCCAGG ACATTTTCGTGGGCGTCTGTAACCAGCAAGAACCTCCCACCCAGTGGAGCTGTTCCAGTATTGGGAATACCACCTCATGTTGTGAAAGTACCAGCCTCGCAA CCCCGTCCTGAATCCAAGCCTGAATCCCAGACTCCACCACAGAGGCCTCAGAGGGATCAGAGGGTGAGGGAGCAGCGAACAAGCATCCCACCACAAAGAGGGCCTAGACCAA ttcgTGAAGGTGAGCAGGGTGACATGGAAACTAGACGGATTGTTAGGTACCCAGACAGTCACCAGCTATTTGTTGGAAACCTTCCTCATGATGTGGATAAAACTGAACTGAAGGACTTCTTCCAAA ATTATGGGAACGTTGTGGAACTCCGCATCAACAGTGGTGGGAAGCTCCCTAACTTTGGGTTTGTGGTATTTGATGATCCTGAACCAGTTCAGAAGATCCTTAGCAATAGG CCCATCATGTTCAGGGGGGAGGTGCGTTTGAACGTGGAGGAGAAGAAAACACGAGCTGCCAGGGAGGGTGACCGCAGAGACAACAGACCACGTGGACCTGGAGGCActcggggagggctggggggtgggattCGAGGGCCTCCACGTGGAGGCATGTCTCAGAAACCAGGATTTGGAGCTGGAAGGGGCGTCGGGCAACGTCAGTGA
- the G3BP1 gene encoding ras GTPase-activating protein-binding protein 1 isoform X4, producing the protein MVMEKPSPLLVGREFVRQYYTLLNQAPDYLHRFYGKNSSYVHGGLDSNGKPADAVYGQSDIHKKVLSLNFKDCHTKIRHVDAHATLNDGVVVQVMGELSNNMQPVRRFMQTFVLAPEGSVANKFYVHNDIFRYQDEVFGDSDTEPPEESEEEVEEPEERQQTPETVEDPGAYYEQSVSNDLEEQLEEPVVEPEPEPEPEPEPEPEPEVQEEKSEPVLEETVPEETVEKSPSPVPADPAPVVQEDSRTFSWASVTSKNLPPSGAVPVLGIPPHVVKVPASQPRPESKPESQTPPQRPQRDQRVREQRTSIPPQRGPRPIREGEQGDMETRRIVRYPDSHQLFVGNLPHDVDKTELKDFFQKLGSSLADYGNVVELRINSGGKLPNFGFVVFDDPEPVQKILSNRPIMFRGEVRLNVEEKKTRAAREGDRRDNRPRGGMSQKPGFGAGRGVGQRQ; encoded by the exons ATGGTGATGGAGAAGCCAAGTCCCCTGCTGGTCGGGCGGGAATTTGTAAGGCAGTATTATACTCTGCTGAATCAAGCACCAGACTACCTGCACAG GTTTTATGGAAAGAATTCTTCCTATGTCCATGGTGGCTTGGATTCCAATGGAAAACCAGCTGATGCCGTCTATGGGCAATCT GACATCCACAAGAAGGTGCTGTCACTGAACTTTAAGGACTGCCACACAAAGATCCGTCATGTGGATGCCCATGCTACTCTTAATGATGGTGTTGTAGTCCAGGTGATGGGAGAACTCTCCAATAACATGCAGCCAGTGCGCAGGTTCATGCAGACGTTTGTACTTGCACCTGAG GGTTCTGTTGCAAATAAGTTTTATGTCCATAACGACATCTTCCGCTACCAAGATGAGGTTTTTGGTGATTCGGACACTGAGCCTCCAGAGG AAtctgaggaggaggtggaggaaccTGAGGAAAGACAGCAGACCCCTGAGACGGTTGAGGATCCTGGTGCTTACTACGAGCAGTCTGTCAG CAATGACTTGGAGGAACAGCTGGAGGAGCCAGTAGTGGAACCAGAACCTGAGCCTGAACCAGAGCCTGAACCGGAGCCAGAACCAGAAGTGCAGGAAGAAAAATCTGAGCCGGTATTGGAGGAAACTGTTCCTGAGGAGACAGTGGAAAAGAGTCCTTCTCCAGTCCCTGCAGACCCTGCTCCTGTGGTGCAAGAGGATTCCAGG ACATTTTCGTGGGCGTCTGTAACCAGCAAGAACCTCCCACCCAGTGGAGCTGTTCCAGTATTGGGAATACCACCTCATGTTGTGAAAGTACCAGCCTCGCAA CCCCGTCCTGAATCCAAGCCTGAATCCCAGACTCCACCACAGAGGCCTCAGAGGGATCAGAGGGTGAGGGAGCAGCGAACAAGCATCCCACCACAAAGAGGGCCTAGACCAA ttcgTGAAGGTGAGCAGGGTGACATGGAAACTAGACGGATTGTTAGGTACCCAGACAGTCACCAGCTATTTGTTGGAAACCTTCCTCATGATGTGGATAAAACTGAACTGAAGGACTTCTTCCAAA AACTTGGCTCCTCTCTTGCAGATTATGGGAACGTTGTGGAACTCCGCATCAACAGTGGTGGGAAGCTCCCTAACTTTGGGTTTGTGGTATTTGATGATCCTGAACCAGTTCAGAAGATCCTTAGCAATAGG CCCATCATGTTCAGGGGGGAGGTGCGTTTGAACGTGGAGGAGAAGAAAACACGAGCTGCCAGGGAGGGTGACCGCAGAGACAACAGACCACGTGGA GGCATGTCTCAGAAACCAGGATTTGGAGCTGGAAGGGGCGTCGGGCAACGTCAGTGA
- the G3BP1 gene encoding ras GTPase-activating protein-binding protein 1 isoform X1 yields the protein MELLFFSFQLTKEMVMEKPSPLLVGREFVRQYYTLLNQAPDYLHRFYGKNSSYVHGGLDSNGKPADAVYGQSDIHKKVLSLNFKDCHTKIRHVDAHATLNDGVVVQVMGELSNNMQPVRRFMQTFVLAPEGSVANKFYVHNDIFRYQDEVFGDSDTEPPEESEEEVEEPEERQQTPETVEDPGAYYEQSVSNDLEEQLEEPVVEPEPEPEPEPEPEPEPEVQEEKSEPVLEETVPEETVEKSPSPVPADPAPVVQEDSRTFSWASVTSKNLPPSGAVPVLGIPPHVVKVPASQPRPESKPESQTPPQRPQRDQRVREQRTSIPPQRGPRPIREGEQGDMETRRIVRYPDSHQLFVGNLPHDVDKTELKDFFQKLGSSLADYGNVVELRINSGGKLPNFGFVVFDDPEPVQKILSNRPIMFRGEVRLNVEEKKTRAAREGDRRDNRPRGPGGTRGGLGGGIRGPPRGGMSQKPGFGAGRGVGQRQ from the exons ATGGAGCTTTTGTTCTTCAGTTTTCAGTTGACCAAAGAAATGGTGATGGAGAAGCCAAGTCCCCTGCTGGTCGGGCGGGAATTTGTAAGGCAGTATTATACTCTGCTGAATCAAGCACCAGACTACCTGCACAG GTTTTATGGAAAGAATTCTTCCTATGTCCATGGTGGCTTGGATTCCAATGGAAAACCAGCTGATGCCGTCTATGGGCAATCT GACATCCACAAGAAGGTGCTGTCACTGAACTTTAAGGACTGCCACACAAAGATCCGTCATGTGGATGCCCATGCTACTCTTAATGATGGTGTTGTAGTCCAGGTGATGGGAGAACTCTCCAATAACATGCAGCCAGTGCGCAGGTTCATGCAGACGTTTGTACTTGCACCTGAG GGTTCTGTTGCAAATAAGTTTTATGTCCATAACGACATCTTCCGCTACCAAGATGAGGTTTTTGGTGATTCGGACACTGAGCCTCCAGAGG AAtctgaggaggaggtggaggaaccTGAGGAAAGACAGCAGACCCCTGAGACGGTTGAGGATCCTGGTGCTTACTACGAGCAGTCTGTCAG CAATGACTTGGAGGAACAGCTGGAGGAGCCAGTAGTGGAACCAGAACCTGAGCCTGAACCAGAGCCTGAACCGGAGCCAGAACCAGAAGTGCAGGAAGAAAAATCTGAGCCGGTATTGGAGGAAACTGTTCCTGAGGAGACAGTGGAAAAGAGTCCTTCTCCAGTCCCTGCAGACCCTGCTCCTGTGGTGCAAGAGGATTCCAGG ACATTTTCGTGGGCGTCTGTAACCAGCAAGAACCTCCCACCCAGTGGAGCTGTTCCAGTATTGGGAATACCACCTCATGTTGTGAAAGTACCAGCCTCGCAA CCCCGTCCTGAATCCAAGCCTGAATCCCAGACTCCACCACAGAGGCCTCAGAGGGATCAGAGGGTGAGGGAGCAGCGAACAAGCATCCCACCACAAAGAGGGCCTAGACCAA ttcgTGAAGGTGAGCAGGGTGACATGGAAACTAGACGGATTGTTAGGTACCCAGACAGTCACCAGCTATTTGTTGGAAACCTTCCTCATGATGTGGATAAAACTGAACTGAAGGACTTCTTCCAAA AACTTGGCTCCTCTCTTGCAGATTATGGGAACGTTGTGGAACTCCGCATCAACAGTGGTGGGAAGCTCCCTAACTTTGGGTTTGTGGTATTTGATGATCCTGAACCAGTTCAGAAGATCCTTAGCAATAGG CCCATCATGTTCAGGGGGGAGGTGCGTTTGAACGTGGAGGAGAAGAAAACACGAGCTGCCAGGGAGGGTGACCGCAGAGACAACAGACCACGTGGACCTGGAGGCActcggggagggctggggggtgggattCGAGGGCCTCCACGTGGAGGCATGTCTCAGAAACCAGGATTTGGAGCTGGAAGGGGCGTCGGGCAACGTCAGTGA